CGGCAGATTTCTTTATTGCCTAGAATGTATGGCTCGAATCTTGTCTCCCTTCTCCACTTAACTCTGGGATCCTGAGTAGAGCAGATCACTGACGCtcttaaacctcagtttcctcatctgtaaatagggAGAGTAATTACCCTTCTGTGCAAGGGAAGTATTGTGGAGATACAGTGAGCTCATAGGGGAGGAACACTTGTGATGCCTGGAACCAAGTAAGCGCTCCACGAGTTGTTTCTGTTACCACAGGAGGGATGGGCACAATAGATATTTGATAATGAATAACTGAAGGGGTATTGACTCTCCATGCTCTTTTGTGATCCTCTGATTTCTCCTCTTCACGGTGAGCTAGTGTGAACCTGTGTAAACCCAAACCAACTCAACCGTCGTGTGAAACAGCAAATGATTGGACTAGGCTTTCTGGGATGAAATTGGGTAGAAATTTGGGGTTGAAATTGGGTAGAAAACAGGATTCAAAGCCCTGGAAAAGCCTAACTGGGATGATTCATCATCATTCCCCCACCGCTTTCGTTCTGACCTCTGGATTGTCTTCAGAAACAGTCATCCCCGCTCTGATGATTTGTGATCCCCTCCATAGCAGGAAATAACCCCACTCCCCTGACCCATGCCAACCTGGTCCCTCAATCCTTGTCCTAATGACAGGTGTCACGTCCAGTCCTCCAACCCCCTCCTgccgctccccccgccccgcaatttttcctcatttctgcCCTTTGTTGCAGGGGCTGGGAACAGCACCAAGAGAAACCTGGAGAGCCTCCTCTCCTACCCTGAGGACTTTTCCTGTGTCCACCAGGCCCTGAAGGCTTTCACATCCAAAGGCTTCACCGCAGTCTCTCAGATCTTCCACAGCCCAGGTGAGCACCCCGGAAAAGGCCAGCGGCTGCCCAGCAGGACTTTGAGAGGACTCTGAGGAGGACCCGATGCCtcagaaagaggggaaagaggaCAGAGGGCATGTTAGAGCTAGGACATCAAGGATGGACTGAAGAACAGGTAAGGGCCTCAGCAGGAATGTCCTTTGGCTCAGGGAGAGCAGGATGGCCCAGACCTTGGGCAAGTCGTTTCCATTCATCAGTGCTTGTTAAAATAAGAATGTCCTTCTGCTTTCATTCATCAGTAGAACCAGAGAGCTCAAGATAAACAGTGTTTTGTTAACCTGGCTCAGAGGAATCTTGAGGCTTCTAGTTTTTGTACTTTTGTGTTCTTTGAATTTCTGgtcatttacatatattacattattaaGATATAATAAGATTAACAAGCTTCCAAAATGATCTGATACAGGTATTTTCAAATTGTcttccccagagccctggggttCTGCTGAGCATCTTCAGGAGTCATGATGGGAGCCGAGGGGCATCAGGGAGGCTGAATGGGTGTGGGGGGACCACTTCCTGTGGGAAGCAGATAGAGCCAGGTGGGCTCTGAGCCCTCACCCAGCCTCAACCAGAGCCCTTTTAACCGTGGGCTTCAGACATGACTATTTCAGGACAGTTCTGCTCCTTAAAAAGGTTTGAAAGTTAAAGATCTCGTCTGctccctctttattttatttatttatttttaaaagattttatttgggggcgcctgggtggctcagtgggttaagccactgccttcggctcaggtcatgatctcggagtcctgggatcgagccccgcatcgggctctctgctcagcggggagcctgcttcctcctctctctctgcctgcctctctgcctgcttgtgatctctctgtcaaataaataaataaaatctttaaaaaaaaaaaaaaagattttatttgtcagagagcataagcagggggagcggcgggcagatggagaagcaggctccctgctgagcaggaagcccgatgtggggcttcatctcaggaccctgggatcatgacctgagcaaaaggaagacatgaaaccaactgagccacccaggtgtccctgcccccccttttttaaaaggaaaaaaaattttcctgtttttttttttcaattataaaatcaATATCATTCATTGTAGAATACAGAagacagggacgcctgagtggctcagtcagttaagcggctgcctttggctcaggtcgtgatcccagggtcctggggtggagagccacacagggctctctgctcagcagggaaactgcttctccctctgcctgcttctctacctgcttctgctttctctctttctgacaaataaataaataaaatcttaaaaaacaaaccagaaaacatagggaggaagaaggaggaggaggaggagggggaggaacaaaaaacccaccagcctggttctcttaaaaaaaaaataccctcttttagagatgggaaaaatCTGTGTCGGAGGTGATCAAGAAACACTGCGTTTACTTATTTGCTAGAAATCAACTTAATCCTCTGTCTTGCTAGATTGCTAGAGAATACAACTGCATATTATCTATGCAGTCCaggaaaaatttctttcaaacaCTGTTTTCTTTAGTGGACTTGACCTTTGGAGAACAAAAGCCAGAAAGTCTTGCCATGAGCTTCCACTGAGGCCAAGAAGCAGAGTGGGTTCCCTGCTGAATTAAGGGAAGAAACCAGGGAAAACATTGGCAAATGGAAGTTAGTATCTGAGTTATTTCTCCAAGCCACAGGTGCACTGCAAGGAGAGACAGCCAAGGCCTAGGAGAGGTCCTGCCCTAAGTCCAGGGCTTGCTTTCTCGGGGCCTCAGTTGCCGTATCTGTAAGAGGAGTGGGCTGGACCCTGGCTCCAACCTGCTGTGCTCGCTGCAGTGAGCTGAAAGCAGTAGGAAACATGCTTCCTCCCATCCTCTTAGAAGGGAGAGAATGTCTGGGGGActcatgcttccctctctccacctgctcccttcccccagaccTGGTCATACGGGACGGCTTTGTGAATGCCTCTCAGAGCCTGTATGGCAGCAGCCCCAGAGTCCTAGGAAATGACAGTGATGTCAACACGGAACTCATCAATGCCTGGGTGGCAGAGAAGACCAACCACAAGATCACACGGCTGCTGGAAAGTCTGCCCTCTGACACCCGCCTTGTCCTCCTCAATGCCGTCTACCTGAGTGGTAAGGGAGCCCTGGACCCAGTGGTCTTTCCATCCCGTGTCCTTTCTCTCCTGGCTTCAAAGCCCACCCAACCCCAAATTCTATACCTGTATCCCACTGAGCCCGGCCCACCCCCTTCCAATGGGGCTTTTCAATCCTCTCCATCCTTTCTCACCTGCATTAGAGtgaccctctctcttcttccctctagCCAAGTGGAAGACAACATTTGATCCAAAAAGAACCTCGATGGAGCCCTTTTACCTCAAATCCTCTGTGATAAAAGCGTCGATGATGAACAGCAAGAAATACCCTGTGGCCCATTTCAATGACCCGACCTTGAAGGCCAGGGTATGTTCTCGGCCCTTCCCACTCTTGTCTCAGAGCCTCTGGCGGGTCCTGATGTCTTTCCTGCTATGGCCCCATCGCTTTGGGGTATTACATCCTTACGAATTCATCATTTCTACTCCTTCCATCTGTATTTCTACCCTGTCTTTTGTGCTTCTCCCCTCTCTAGCTTGGCCGAGGCAGGCATTGTTTATTTTAGGCTGGAGAGCAGGATTCTaaagtttcttcatctctacCGCGTCAAACGGCCAGAAGTGAGTCTGTTCATCTGTATCTCTTTCCTGTCAACCCACCAGGAGCCCCTGGCGGCTTGGCAagtcctgtgtgtatgtgtgcctgtgtaCAGCATGCATGCGTGGGTGTACCCCTGTCTGGGAAGGTGTagacatgtgtgcatgtatgtgtaggTGAAGACGCGTGTGCACTTGGTAAATGACTTCTGTTCCTTTGCAGAAATTGAGCAGTAAAATTTcagcagatggggagggagggaagattgACTTTGGATTCCagaagattttagttatttctagATATATCTAGATATTTCTGCCTTGTTAGGACAGCAAGACACAGATTTAGGAGATAGAAAACATTGGGAGAATACCCAGTGATTTAGTGCCAGGCTTGGTCCACCTTAGGAGGGAGATTTCCCTAACTTCTCCCTCCGCCTGGACCCTTTCTCACTCATATTGTCACGTAACTTGTTCCTTCTGCACTCCTGAGTGTCACGTCAAAGGTCACCTCAATGGAGAGaactttctacttctttttttttttaagattttatttatttatttgacacggagagggagatcacaagtaggcaaaaaggcagggggggtgggaagcaggctccctgctgagcggagagcccgatcccaggaccctggatcatgacctgagccaaaaggcagaggcttgaccccctgagccacccaggagccctgagaactTCCTGTTTCTTAAAGTGGCCCCGCCTTACCCTGAAACATTGCCCTGTTTGATTATATTCATGGTACTTCTCATTATCAGatattaggttgtttatttgcttattttattacaATATTGTTTGTCTCCCTGAGATATTGTCTCTCCCCTAGGAACAGAAACCTCACCTGCCTTGTTTCCTATCCCTGGGGGCCCAGAACAGTACCCCAAGTAATAAGTGCTCATTACaggtttgctgaataaatgaatgaaatcactgGAGGGTGGTGAAGGGTACAACCCACTTAGGGGTGCCCAGGAGGCTTCAGAGAAAAGGTTACCTCTGACCATTCTGAATCATTCACGCACCTTTCCGCCCACCCATCTATGCCTATCCGATGTAGTTGACCACTCCTAACTAACAGAACCAGAATGGCATGGGTAAGTTTAATgtacttgattttcttttgaagCATGTGAGCTACCCATCAGAGCTGAATGACAGCCCTGCTTGGCCATATCTTCCAAGCCTCAAAGGCCACTgcgaaataaaaattaaattcgaAGGTAGATCAGCTTTCCACCAGCATCTCAATATCCTTCTCTCATTTAATTATCCTATACCTTTTCGCTTCAAAGCATAAAACTAGTATGTctgatttctcttaaaaattataagCACTATTTGAATAACAGACGCACAGATTACCCTCAGTGTACCCTGATGTTAATGCCGTGGAgttggggggcatctggggggctcagtcagttacacatctgccttttcagctcaggtcatgatcgcagggtcctgggatggagccccggatagagctctctgcttagtggggagtgtgcttctccctctccctctgctcttccccctgctcatgctctcaagctcactctctctctcaaaaagggaattaaaaaaaaaaatactatggagTTGGTTTACTTTCTCATACCCGTACTTAATTCTGAATCTTTCTGGGACTTAAGAGCATTTACCCAACCAAGGAGGTTAGATTTACCAACTCCGGTATGGTCGGGTTACCAGCTGGAAAAGTCAAGACCGCAACATGGTAACCTTTTGGTCCGAGATTCAAGGTCAGTGCACAGGACCTGTTggcactgttaacattttggatTAGATTATTCTTTGTTAGGAGGATGATTGCTGGCCATTGTGCAGGATTTACCATCatccctgtcttcttttttttttaagattttatttatttatttgacagagagagggatcacaagtaggcagagaggcaggcagagagagagggagaagcaggctccccgctgagcagagagcccaatgcggggcttgatcccaggaccctgagatcatgacctgagccaaaggcagaggcttaacccacggagccacccaggggtccctcatcCCTATCTTCTGTCCACTAGATAACAGCAGCCCTGTGAGTCCCCTCTcctccagttgtgacaaccagaaaGTTTCTAGACATTGTCAAGTGTCCACTGGGGCAAATTGAGAACCCCTGTATATTAGACCCATGGGTCCTATACCTGTGTCATACTTTTGTCTGACCACCAATTGGAAGTCCTTTTAATGGCAAGCTTGAAAGGTAGGCTAGGATTGGCTTGTCCATAATCTCAAATGCTATACTAAGACATTTATACTTAATTTTGTAGGCTGTAAAGAATCATCAAAAGTCTTTAAAagggggcgtctgagtggctcagttggttaaagcctgccttcagctcaggtcggggtcctggggtcctgggattgagccccatatcgggctctctgcttggcggggagcctgcttcctcctctctgtctctctgcctacttgtgatctctgtctgtcaaataaataaataaaatctttaaaaaaaaaaaagtctttaaaaggaCCAGGGCCCCTGGTGGGCTTGGTTGGTAGACCATGTGATTCTTGGTCTTGGCATTATAGGTTCAAAactccacattgggtatagagattacttaaaaataaaatctttttttttttttttaaagattttatttatttacttgagagagagaaagagagcacgcgCACAAGTtgtgagaagggcagagggagagggaggaacaggctccccgctgagcagggatcccaatgtggggcttgatcctaggaccctgggatcacgacctgagctgaaggcagatgctcaaccaactgagctacccaggtgtccctgcctaTTACACACTTTATGCACAGCACACTGGAATGGGAAGGAACAGGGTTCAGATAGATCCAATCGCTTGCCTGTATTACCTAGTCAAAAGTAGAGTCAGGGTGCCATCCTCGGCCTGTGTGATCAGAAAGCCATACTCGTTCCTCCGTATCTCATGTGCATGGAATTAGACCAGCACTGTCCACCCAGCTACCATCCCCACTTTGTCATAAAGCTTGGGAGCCCAGGTCCAACTGTGGCTTGTTGTGATAGCATGAACGGTGGCAGCAGACAGAAGATAAGCCTTGGGACTTAGGGGGTGGGACCCAGGAGAAGACGGATAAGGTGCGTCTCTTGTTCTCCAGGTAGGGCAGCTGCAGCTCTCCCACAACTTGAGCTTGGTGATCCTGATGCCTCAGAGCATAAAACACCATCTCGAAGACCTGGAGAAGTCTCTCAACCCCACTGTCTTCAAGGCCATCATGAAGAAGCTGGAGATGAGCAAGTTCCAGCCCACCCTCCTGACGCTGCCCCGCATCAAAGTGAAGAGCAACCAGGACATGCTGACCATCATGGAGAAACTGAGTGAGCCCTAGCAGCTCAGGATTGCTCCTAGGctgttgggtggggtggggtggggtggggctgtccTTAAAGCGCTATTTAGCTCTCTCTAGAGTATTGTATACACCCGGTAATGTCAGGTCCTGCCTCAGTCCCGTGAGTTACAGGAGAAGGTGCTGTTATCCCATTGGATCCTTGAGGGAAGTGAGACTTAAAATTTACCTGACTTACCCAAGGTCCCCTTGGGCTGGTTAGAAGCAAGCAAGAACACCATCCCAGGTCTCCAGCTTGACTGTTTCCACCGTGGTTCATTGTGACAAAGACACTGGGACAGGTGACCAGGATGGGTCATAGACACTCCATCCCCAGGACCATTCATAACACTCAACCACCCCGCGGGCTGTCTGGATGATACAGTCTGGATCCTTCTGAGTTTGGAGGAGGCAACACTCTATTACCTAACCTTTGGCCTCACTTCCTGATCTTGACCTCATTTTCTGTGATAGAACTTGACTCTCTGATGGGTGAACTGGTTTCCTAGTATATGACAATTACATCCTTGTATATGACCTCATTTGATAAAACATGACCTCTTTCTGATATATGACCTCACTTCTGGGGTCCTTGGAAACTAGGACATCATTTCTCAGGGTTCTTTGGTGGGTAGGGCAAGGCCTCTCACCTTGTCAGAGCAGGTggtggtgggaatgaagatggcccACTGATAGAGGATCCCATGAACTGTACCAGAAGGCACAATATATAATGtgacaagcaggggaggaggacaaAGAGAACACTGGGACTTGGGACCAATTCCAAAAATTTAGGACAGATGTCTCCAGTAGCTGAGGCTTTCATGTtggtctgtcttttcctttttcttttaaagtaatctctacacccagcatggggctcgaactcacaaccctgagatcaagagttgcgggctccaccgactgagccaggcaggtgcccctcctgctgctctttgactctttgtttttgtcttggttATGCTCTAGATTTCTTTGACTTTCTTTACGACCTCAACCTGTGCGGGCTGACCGAGGACATGGATCTTCAGGTTTCCGCGATGCAGCACCAGACCACGCTGGAGCTCACGGAGTCTGGGGtggaggcggcggcggcctcGGTGATTTCTGTGGCCCGCAATTTGCTGGTCTTCGAAGTACAGCagcccttcctcttcctgctctgggaCCAGCGGCACAGGTTCCCTGTCTTCATGGGGCGGGTGTATGACCCCCGGGTCTGAGACCCGCAGGGCACCAGGCTAAGGCAAGCTGTCCCCCTCCAGCCTCGCTCTCCCAGGGGCAGCCCTGTCTGGACTGGCCCCATGGCTACCTCCCACCCTAGGTGTCCCCCGCTCTTCAAGTGAAGGGCTCACTTGGGGTCTGGTGAAGGGACCTGCTTCTATCATCCCTTCCCTGTGGCTCCCCAAAGCACTTCTCACAGCTTCCTCTGGTTCAAGTTCACCAGATTGTACAAATAAAATCTGGCAGACCATGACTTCCTCTCTTGCTTAACTTTCAATTTTAGAGGACGGGGACAACCATGGCCCCTGTAAAAGCTAgtattgctgtgtaacaagtcACTCTcaatttagtggtttaaaatagcaaccatttttttaaaatacatatatattatatatataatatatatatggtgtttttttaaggttttattttatttgtttggcagagagagatcacaagtaggcagagaggcaggcagagagagaggaggaagcaggctccctgctgagcagagagcccgatgcggggctccatcccaggactctgagatcagggcctgagccgaaggcagaggctttaacccactgagccactcaggcgccccaatagcaaccattttttccttcatgtaaGTCTTGGGATTGGCTGAATGGTCTTGCTGACCTCGTTCGACCTGACTGACCTTCCCTGGGCTTCCTCGTGCATCTGTAATAGTTGGGGGTTGGCTGATGTATAATGGCCTCAACTGGGACACCTTGGCTGTCCTCTGCATGACTCCTGCATCCTGCCAGCAGGCTACCCTGCGATGGCAGAGTTCCAAGAAAGGCCTCAgaaagaagctgtctttttttttcccccaagattttatttacttatttatttgacagagagggagagcgcacAAACAGGGAgtatggcaggcagagggagaaggatgagtaagctccccgccgagtagggagccctatgctgggcttgatcccaggaccccaggatcatgactcaagcccaAGGCATGAcattcaactgactaagccacccagatgccccagaaaggAGCAGTGTTTTCCATACCTTCGCTTGTATCGAATTTATACCTTTGTCCCATCAGCCAGAGCAGCTCACTTGACTGGACCTAGAGTTGGAATGGAAAGGCACTACAAAGTTACAGATGAGGTCATTAATTGGGGACTATTGTGccctgctttttttgttgttgttgttagagcAATCTCACATATGTGAGTGGGGAAGAggcaaggacagaaggagagaatctagAGTTGTCTCCTGCCAtggagcccattgcaggacttgatctcacgaccctaagatcatgacccgagcgaaagcaagagtcagatgcctaactgattgaaccacccaggtgtcccagggccATGCATTCACTGCAGTCCGTGTGTCCCTTGTCTGCACCGACTATGACCGAAACAGCAGGCGTTAATGTCAGGAACTTACACAGGCAGCCTGTCACGAGCCTTGCAGACCTTTACTCCTTGCCTCTGCGTCACATGGAAAACTCGGCGAGGGGAAGTCTTGCTCAAAGTCACGCAGTTGGGAAATGGCAGAACGGGGATGTGAAAGCATGTGTTTGACTCTGAAGTTCAGAGCCACGCTCTTCTATCTCTCTGCCCTTCTGTCTGAAAAATCTGGCTTAAATACCTGATTGATTTGTTCACTGAGTGCCTAGGGTTGCAATGGGCATGACGCCAAGCAGCAGAGGTGCAAAGAGGACTTAACCCCACTTCCTGCCTTCACAACCTACAGCTTGATGGCACAAATAGGAAgataggttttatttgttttagtatttttttaagttttttttttcctgtaatctctacacccaacatagggctcaaactcgcaaccccaagatcaagagtcgcgcgctccggctgagccagccaggtgctgccTGTGTGTTCTTTTCATCTCTGAAGGTGTCTCAGTGTATTCTCATTTCTAGCTTCTGCCCTTCAACTCACCGATGTTCCCTCCAATTTGTAGCCCTTctacctccctctttccctttctctgccttctcatcCCATTTTG
This DNA window, taken from Lutra lutra chromosome 10, mLutLut1.2, whole genome shotgun sequence, encodes the following:
- the SERPING1 gene encoding plasma protease C1 inhibitor is translated as MASRLTTLTLLLLLLLAGVRASSNPNVTSPSSTAESRREESEGQILEGEITKNPPTEHTVGSSTLSPTNSTIVTANTTLTATTEPFIQSTIPPIQPTTVPLCPEPVTSCSELKTPWAESELREALIDFSVKLYHAFSATKKAETNMAFSPFSIASLLTQVLLGAGNSTKRNLESLLSYPEDFSCVHQALKAFTSKGFTAVSQIFHSPDLVIRDGFVNASQSLYGSSPRVLGNDSDVNTELINAWVAEKTNHKITRLLESLPSDTRLVLLNAVYLSAKWKTTFDPKRTSMEPFYLKSSVIKASMMNSKKYPVAHFNDPTLKARVGQLQLSHNLSLVILMPQSIKHHLEDLEKSLNPTVFKAIMKKLEMSKFQPTLLTLPRIKVKSNQDMLTIMEKLNFFDFLYDLNLCGLTEDMDLQVSAMQHQTTLELTESGVEAAAASVISVARNLLVFEVQQPFLFLLWDQRHRFPVFMGRVYDPRV